A region of the Chroicocephalus ridibundus chromosome 1, bChrRid1.1, whole genome shotgun sequence genome:
GAAATATCTTAATGATATGAAACACTGAAGTATCTGCTTGCAAACAATCAACTAGGGAAAATATTCTACAAGGAGGAACTGAGACCtaataggaatgaaaaaaaaaataaaaattaaaggattAACGTAGTATGAGGAGGGGGATTAAAGCCATATGCCTGAACTAAACCAAGTCACAATTCCAGTTGGCTTGAGTTTTCAAATCACGTGATGGTgaagtttattttaattgaaactgACTAGTGAAGATATCGGCAACATTTTGTGTCCTTGTTGCTCTAGAAAATGTCAGTATTTCATGTTTCATCCACTACCTGGTAAGACTTAATGCCGTGTTTATATGTAATTTTGCTCTCGTGAACTTTGTGGTGTTTCAGCACCATTGTATGTGGAGATTGCGTAGGTGTTTTTTCacttatttgtttttcttgaaaacttcatTGCTGCCCCAAATGTTTTAAACGCCTATAGAATATGTGTATTGATATTTGTTTGGAAAACAGCCACAGAACCAGCTTTCGCATACTTTCCTTTGAACACTGTGTAGTATTGACATTGAAAATGTACATCAAACCATGTCTTAGGAAACAAGTTTGGTGGTAAAAATGTGATAAAATCTTGCCTGTACCATGATAGTTTACAAGtgtggttggtttgggttttggtggggtttttttcgttggttggttttttgttttgtgtttttaagaagGCTTTGGAGCTGCGGACCGTGGTCAGTAAAATACTATGTAGTTGGCTGTAATTATTCAAAGGAGTGTAGGGCTTTGGGAATGATGACTGTAACTCCACCTGATATCTGATAGAATAACTTTGTTTTTCACAGACcaaagaaaatttacatttcgCTCTCCAGATATTCCTTCTGCCTCAAATAGAATGACACCTCCAAGTACAAGAAGCCCTTACATAGATGGTTGTTCTCCAATTAAAAATTGTTCTCCTATGAGGCTTGGAGCTTGTAGAGGAACTGCCCAGTATCAGACTTCTGTCATTAGAATACCAATTGCAGTTGAGAATCgtggtgaggatgaggaagacaaGGAAAATGCTTCTCCAGCAGAAGCTCGCTTCACAGAAATGGATAGTAGAATAAACTTACGTCAGCCAGACGGTGACACTTTCGCACATGGTACACATCTCGTGGTAGCGACTGTGTCTATTGCACCAGATCACTCAGAAGCTTGTCATCAAAGGCTGTCATCCTTTCAGGATATAGAAGGctcaaaggaaaataatactGTAGATATGGCTGATGCAGCTGAAGTGTCAGAGGAAAACACTTGGATAAAAGAAACAATTGGCAATAGCAACGCACCAATGACCAGCTTTATGACGGGGATTACTTTCAGTATTGAAAGCTCTCGCATGTGCATGTCACCTCTTGCAGAAAGCAGCGCAATTCCTTGTGACAACAGTAGTATTCAGgtaaaatctttttttgcttctctgtagAATGGAGCTTGACATACTTACTTTTAATATGTGTACCGTTCTGGAAGTAATTGTCTATTTTCTCTTATTGGATGTGGCATGCAGGTGGTATTGTGACTTTtattcctccccccatcccctttttcctctctcagtggAGTTAGCATAGCAAttatcaattatttttatgttactaCGTAACTTTTAGCTTAATGCGAACTGACAGACCCATTTACCATTTGCTTTTGTTATTCACTGGTGGTAGTTGGTTTGTTGGATGAAGTTCTGCTAAATACAAATCGTATCAGGTATGAGAATCTGAGGGGTTTATTGGCGATAAATTGCAGCACATTTTTAAAGCCCTGCTTCTTGATTTCAGGTGGACAGTGGTTATAATACACAGACTTGTGGAAGCAGCATTATGGATACTGCAGGGGCTGAAACCAATTGCAGAGAAAATGATGTGAATACTAACGTGTTTCAGAATAAATCTCAGCTTCTTAGAACAAAGGTAGGAGTTAAACTGTGATACCAAAGTGATAGGCTTCCCATCCAAAGCATCCATTCCCTATTTTATTCACTTTCAGGGAGCCTGAGGGGAGAGACCATCAGGTGATAATAGAAAGCATGTTAATGTAGCATCGTTTCAAGCATTATGTTGAAAACAAGGACTAAATGCAGGACAATTATTGTAAGATGAGAATAAAATTAATGTGTTCTATGACAAAGCCAAAGGTAGTTTCAGAGGAAACAAGTATATGTGTAAAAGGTAATTGTGAGGCCGCTCATGGCTTCTGGTGTGTTGtagtctgtctctttttcttgtttctgttgttcttgCTCCTTTTTTTATCGCTAAGTTTTTCAGTGTGTGCCTGTGGAGAAGcacttttttttggaaagattGTCTGCCACTTCTTTTCATAAACTAACCTCAAGTTTTCTGGACCATACCTGGCATGctgacttcatagaatcatagagccttcatagttggaaaggacctttgagatcgagtccaatcatatacacacacaaaccccctACAATCCCTGCcattagagcatgccctgaagtgccaaatctacatgtttcttaaacacctctagggatggtgactcaaccacctccctgggcaggctgttccagtgcctgaccactctttcagtaaagtaattcttcctaatatctaacctaaacctcccctgccgcaacttcaggccatttcctctgctcctgtcattattcacttgggagaagaggccaacacccacctctctccaacctcctttcaggtagttgtagagggcaatgaggtctcccctcagcctcctcttctccaagctgaacatgcccagctccctcagcctctcctcatatgacctggtctccagacccctcaccagcctggtagctctcctctggacacgctccagcacctcaatgtccctcttgtacagaggggcccagaactgaacacagcactcgaggtgaggcctcaccagtgccgagtacagaggcaccatcacttccctgctcctgctggccacgctatttctcatacaagccagagtgctgttggccttcttggccacctgggcacactgctggctcctgttaagctggccgtccaccagcacccccaggtccttttctgctgggcagctttccagccactcttccccaagcctgtagcgttgcttggggttgttgtgaccgaaatgcaggacccagcacttggccttattaaacctcatacagttggccttggcccatcgatccagcctgtccaggtccctctgtagagccttcctaccctcaagcagatcaacactcccacctagcttggtgtcgtctgcaaacttactgagggtgcactcaatcccctcatccagatcattgataaagatattaaacaaaactggccacaaaactgagccctgagggacaccactggtgaccggccgccaagaggatttcaccccattaatcacaagtctctgggcacggccatccagccagtttttaacccagcaaaaagtacacttgtctatgccatgattcgccagcttctccaggagaatgctgcaggggacggtgtcaaaagccttcccaaagtccagatagacaacgtccacagccttccccgcatccagaaggtgggtcacatggtcatagaaagagatgaggttggttaagcaggacctccctttcttaaacccatgctggctggccctgatcccttggctgccctgcacttgccgtgagagctcactcaagatgatcctctccatgatctttcctggtaccgaggtcaggctgacaggcctgtagttttccggatcctccttccgacccttcttgtagatgggcatcacattagccaccctccagtcatctggtacctcccctgttgaccaagactgttgatagaTGATGgggagaggcttggtgagctctcccaccagctccctgagtactcttgggtgaatcccatccggccccatagacttatgtacgtctaggtgcagaagcagatcattgactgcttcctcctggattatgggtgggttgttctgctctccatcttGGTGGGGAGCTTTCTTGGGTACAAGTCTTTTGATTACCAGCCCTTTTATGACCTatcttaaaaccaaaagaaactaCAAAAGGCAATACCTGTCTAGCAAAACTCTCAATCTCGTGACTAATGGGAGAGTTCTGCTTCTTCCAGAGAATGGGAAGCAAGGGTAGTTTATTTGGAAGAGAGAGCAAAGATCAGCTCTTGTCACTTAGTAATTATGGACTTAACGGTCTTACAAACTTTGTGGTCTACTAAGTGTCATCTACGGTCTGAAGGGGAGACAGTACTGACCAGTAGTACCAGATTATAAAAAGACTCAAGTAAGCCCATTCGGCTCTGACTTTATTTCTGTATCGGACGTGCTAATAGCCACTTCTCTACCAAGGTAATGAGTGGATTGTTGGTGTCTTAACAGATGGTTGACATCAATTTTGGAACTCTACTCATGTAAGATTAGGATAACTATGCCCTTGATGGAAGAATAGGTGGATATTTTATCTTAACTTCTAAAAATACCCATCTTCGCTGAGGTCTTGCCCCCAGTCACCCTGTTGGACATGGATTATACATGTGAATGTATTCATCAGAATTAATTGTCTAATATGAAACCTGTCCTAGATACTCACCAGTGTCCTGCAGCTGCCTTCTCCCACTGCTAGTCGTTCTATTGCTAGATCCCAGCTAAGACCAATTTTGCATTTTGGATTAGGATTTAAGTGTGGAGGCATTAAGTACTTCATTCAACCCTCACAACAGAGAACCCgcagagaatgaaaagaaaaaagcctggaCGTTGCGGGCTGAAAGAGTCCGGTCTGGCTCATTGAGAGCATGCGTGCTCTGGAAGAAGGTTCTTCCTGACAGCACGTCTCAAAGATTTGTGCAGAGAAGACactctctttcatttctttttcatttcagaaggggAGAGATGGGGGGCTAAGGTACAAATTGCAACTTGAAATTTTCAGATAGTGAGTTTGGATCTTGTTTCTTTTGGGGAATTTTtgtgaaaatggttttaaaattaacttttctgtATTAACCTAGGAGTGTTCAGTGTTAAACCACAAGGACAATCAGTTGCTGAGAGCAAAATCTCCAGAGAAGCAATCCTGTTTCCAAAAAGCAGAAGCACATAGTACAGTATTTGGTCAAAACGCAACTTGCAACATTGCTACCTGGAAACATAAAAACGAAAATCAAGTTCAGGGATTTCACAAAAATGGTATGTAGCGTTCTGTTGGAGAACTTAAATTGTCTTGTCTAATAAATCTTTGTATAGGTGACCTCAATTACCTGGATTATACATactgtcttgctttttttaatgcaaatgtaaTAAATTGTCTCGTGTATTTTAAGGAAGTTTATAAATAATGTGGGAGTGTTCAGGACTTATTAACAGATTTATCAGTATCATTAAGTGATCTTTTGAGAATGAAGGCGGCTAGACTTGGTACAGAAAAAACATAGTGTTTTTTCAGAATTGTGTGCCGTCTGTGATCAGGGTAGATTCCATGAGGAGGCTTGTTTTGAAAGTTTGGCTCTAACTTCAGCTTCAAGAGGAATATTTTACACAGAGGAAGCAAACCTAGGCAACTTGCATAGGAGCTAACGTAACTGCAAAAACACCTACGTTTTAAGACACAACTCCTAAAAGCacgagggaaagagaaaggaaaggaatgtTAGTTTCGATTTGgattgcttcccccccccgccccccatcagTTTTGTTGTGTACCTTCAGGAGTATTAGCACTGGTCCCAAGAAGACTAGGCAGAAATGAACTGCCGGGGGTGCGGGGAAGCCGGAGCGGGGTGAGTGTCTGTCAGTATCAGTGATGAAACTCTCTGACTTTCACAAGGGAAGAATAAAACTATAGTATTCCAGAAATGGGTCCCTGGAATACGCGTGTGATTTATAGTAGACTGCAAACTGTTAAAAATGGGTGCTTAATACCAGGCTAGTCCTTTTAGTTAAGTTTTCCTGGTGAACAGCTGCCATGAAAACTCCATTCCAGTTATGAAAATTATCTACTGttccacaattaaaaaaaaaaaagtaaaaaaagtttaattctCTTAGTAATAAAGTAAGCTATAGGTCAGAAGAAGCCTTTTAGCAATTCTTTGATCAGTTTTTTCCTTGGTTTGACAGAAATCAAGGAAAAGGAGAAGTGATGGAAACGTCTTAATAGGAAAATAGAATCTCTTCCCCCTGAACAACTCCTAAAACTTTATATACTGAAGCAAGATGTGCTATTggttactttaaaattaaatgatagTGTTGTGACTTTAGTAATTGTATTAGTACTAATGTTGATCACCCGACTCCACCAGTGTTTCCTAAGAGCACTTGTGTCCAAATTGATGCTCCGGTCCTCTTTTGAAGGAATGTAAGAAGGTGCAATAAGGTTAATTGGTCTCAGGACATCATTAAGAGAATGGTGCAGCCTTCCTTCTATTAAACCATTACAATTTTACTTCCCTCTTATGTTTAATTCCGAATACTATTATGTCTGCTTACAGGAATTGCCCGAGTACTTAGataaacatttagaaatataattt
Encoded here:
- the BORA gene encoding protein aurora borealis, with the translated sequence MDDTKEAKMQITPETPGRVTILNPFESPSDYYTLQEQIVSSPSVFKSTKSSSTPGKFRWSIDQLALINPVEIDSEDVRRQAMYLSHARIDKETEDRRQQAIEEFFTKRLIVPSPWTEHEGKQVSQFNSTKSIDLNNISPIGRQLTLQPGKSNAACQTVLSLPVDFNLEKILGEYFRPDEFADQSQENLSSSSLRRKLFLEENGSVSECLSPSLHSPCSSGSALGVLCSIDISPVRCRSPLETSSSGQFSSSPIQGGARAYSLGSITSPTFPEGSPAHNGSPTFSPIAFHIRKTPLSDQRKFTFRSPDIPSASNRMTPPSTRSPYIDGCSPIKNCSPMRLGACRGTAQYQTSVIRIPIAVENRGEDEEDKENASPAEARFTEMDSRINLRQPDGDTFAHGTHLVVATVSIAPDHSEACHQRLSSFQDIEGSKENNTVDMADAAEVSEENTWIKETIGNSNAPMTSFMTGITFSIESSRMCMSPLAESSAIPCDNSSIQVDSGYNTQTCGSSIMDTAGAETNCRENDVNTNVFQNKSQLLRTKECSVLNHKDNQLLRAKSPEKQSCFQKAEAHSTVFGQNATCNIATWKHKNENQVQGFHKNGM